From Oscillatoria sp. FACHB-1406, a single genomic window includes:
- a CDS encoding RNA-binding protein gives MSVYVGNLAYSVTHDELSSVFADYGTVKRVHLPTDRETGRPRGFGFVEMSSDAEEDAAIEELDGAEWMGRVLKVNKARPREKTGGGGGRRNTRDRF, from the coding sequence ATGTCAGTTTACGTGGGCAACCTCGCTTACAGCGTGACTCACGACGAGTTAAGCTCGGTCTTTGCAGACTATGGTACTGTCAAGCGGGTTCACTTACCCACCGATCGCGAGACGGGTCGCCCTCGCGGTTTTGGCTTTGTCGAAATGTCGAGCGATGCAGAAGAAGACGCAGCAATCGAAGAACTCGATGGTGCTGAATGGATGGGTCGGGTTCTGAAAGTGAATAAAGCCAGACCTCGTGAAAAAACAGGAGGGGGAGGAGGTCGCCGAAATACCCGAGATAGATTCTAA
- a CDS encoding adenylate/guanylate cyclase domain-containing protein: MLQSSILSEKERVIFLVDDEPDNLRVLSEILQARGYKIRKAISGTLALAAIERVKPDLILLDINLPDINGYDLCKKLKNSEFVREIPIIFISALGQTESKLKAFQVGGVDYVTKPFQEEEVLVRVEHQLSLRFLQQELADKNNLLEEKNKLLEQEVCDRRQSESETRLLLTVSQTLEKAADLDMAFQEILRILCRSIHWDFAEAWVPNEEETTLDCHVGYYAQSPELTSFREESCKLRFNLGEGLPGRVWQSKAPEYFSDLSTVPESVFCRCYHAAQAGLKVVLGIPILDETETVFAVLVFFAKQPLKFQARAFQLIFAVAFQLGSLLRRKQAEYRLKQEQEKTEKLLLNILPAPIAQRLYQGETVIADRVEEASILFADLVNFTDFSSRKTPLELVKLLDRIFSEFDLLAQKYCLEKIKTIGDAYMVVGGLPGIHCAQESSSPVEAIARMALDMLTAMQQFREETGEVLQIRVGIHVGEVVAGVIGLSKFSYDLWGDAVNLASRLQSSSLPDEIQVTSEVYKRLHKKFFFQKRELVRIKGKGQMDTYFLKGMIAS, from the coding sequence ATGCTTCAGTCTAGTATATTGTCAGAAAAAGAAAGAGTTATCTTTTTAGTAGACGACGAACCCGATAATCTGCGCGTTTTATCGGAGATTTTGCAAGCTCGCGGCTATAAAATTCGCAAAGCCATTAGTGGGACTTTAGCTCTTGCTGCCATCGAACGAGTTAAACCCGATTTGATTTTACTCGATATTAATTTACCCGATATCAATGGCTACGACCTTTGCAAAAAATTAAAAAATTCAGAATTCGTTCGGGAAATTCCCATTATTTTTATTAGCGCCTTGGGTCAAACAGAAAGCAAACTCAAAGCCTTTCAAGTTGGGGGAGTAGATTACGTCACAAAACCTTTTCAGGAAGAAGAAGTTCTGGTTCGGGTCGAACATCAACTGAGCCTGCGTTTTTTGCAACAAGAATTAGCGGATAAAAATAATCTGTTAGAAGAAAAAAATAAACTTTTAGAACAAGAAGTTTGCGATCGCCGCCAGTCGGAGTCAGAAACTCGTCTTTTGTTAACGGTGAGTCAAACATTAGAAAAAGCAGCCGATTTAGATATGGCGTTTCAGGAAATTTTACGCATTCTTTGCCGCAGCATCCATTGGGATTTTGCGGAAGCTTGGGTTCCCAATGAAGAGGAGACGACTCTAGATTGCCATGTTGGATACTACGCTCAATCCCCAGAATTAACGTCTTTTCGCGAAGAAAGTTGCAAACTGAGGTTTAATTTAGGAGAAGGACTGCCGGGAAGGGTGTGGCAATCGAAGGCTCCAGAATATTTTAGCGATCTCTCAACTGTACCAGAATCAGTTTTTTGTCGTTGCTACCACGCAGCACAAGCGGGGTTAAAAGTTGTTCTCGGTATTCCCATTCTCGATGAAACTGAAACAGTTTTTGCTGTGTTAGTTTTTTTTGCTAAGCAACCTTTAAAATTCCAAGCACGAGCCTTTCAACTCATTTTTGCCGTGGCGTTTCAACTCGGTTCTTTGTTAAGACGAAAGCAGGCAGAATATCGATTAAAACAAGAACAAGAAAAAACGGAAAAACTGTTGTTGAATATTTTACCGGCTCCGATCGCGCAACGGTTGTATCAAGGAGAAACGGTCATCGCCGATCGCGTTGAGGAGGCAAGCATTCTATTTGCAGATTTAGTTAATTTCACGGATTTTTCTTCTCGAAAAACACCTCTCGAACTCGTGAAATTACTCGATCGCATTTTTTCTGAATTCGATCTGCTGGCGCAAAAATACTGCCTGGAAAAAATTAAAACCATTGGCGATGCGTATATGGTGGTTGGCGGACTGCCGGGGATTCACTGCGCGCAGGAGTCCTCGAGTCCTGTTGAGGCGATCGCGCGTATGGCATTAGATATGCTAACTGCGATGCAGCAATTCCGAGAAGAAACGGGAGAAGTTTTGCAAATTCGCGTCGGAATTCATGTGGGCGAAGTGGTTGCAGGTGTTATCGGTTTGTCTAAATTTTCTTATGATTTATGGGGCGATGCTGTAAATCTTGCTTCTCGGCTACAATCGTCCAGTCTGCCTGACGAAATTCAAGTGACATCCGAAGTTTATAAGCGGTTGCACAAAAAATTCTTTTTTCAGAAAAGGGAACTCGTGCGGATAAAGGGAAAGGGGCAAATGGACACTTATTTTTTGAAAGGAATGATAGCAAGCTGA
- the xseA gene encoding exodeoxyribonuclease VII large subunit, whose translation MMPETALSVTGLTAYIQALLTEDPQLQNIWVVGEVKSASNHPSGLFFTLGDSDGSATIRCVVWRNLQAQLVQVPDRGVQVLVLGSLRLYAPRGEYQLNCFQVLPAGEGLQDLRYRQLRSRLEAEGLFDAARKRPLPPHPATLAVVTSPNAAAWGDIQRTLQQRSPGLHVLLSPAIVQGKAAPESIATAIDRVAKDGRAQVAILARGGGAVEDLECFNDERVVRAISDCPIPIITGIGHQRDESLADLAADVSVHTPTAAAELAVPDVRELERAHQQRKVALVQSLERRWQQEARGLARLKSALEQFPARSRSLQRARDRISFLQQQLASLDPRAVLLRGYAAARQTDGRLVRSSTEVQLGEELSVQLAQGSLRVKVTEIVSNEIEKTN comes from the coding sequence ATGATGCCTGAAACCGCCCTTTCTGTTACGGGTTTAACCGCCTACATCCAAGCCTTATTAACCGAAGATCCGCAATTGCAAAATATTTGGGTCGTGGGCGAGGTAAAAAGCGCGAGCAATCATCCCAGCGGTCTATTTTTTACATTAGGAGATAGCGATGGCAGCGCGACGATTCGCTGCGTGGTGTGGCGCAACTTACAAGCCCAATTAGTACAAGTTCCCGATCGCGGCGTGCAAGTCCTCGTCCTCGGAAGTTTGCGCCTTTATGCCCCGCGCGGCGAGTATCAACTCAATTGCTTTCAAGTTTTACCCGCCGGAGAAGGGTTGCAAGATTTGCGCTACCGGCAGTTGCGATCGCGCCTAGAAGCCGAAGGACTCTTCGATGCTGCCCGCAAGCGTCCCCTCCCCCCGCATCCCGCTACTCTCGCCGTCGTCACTTCCCCTAACGCCGCCGCTTGGGGCGATATTCAACGGACTTTACAGCAGCGCTCGCCGGGATTGCACGTTCTTCTCTCCCCTGCTATCGTTCAGGGGAAAGCCGCCCCCGAATCGATCGCAACGGCTATCGATCGCGTGGCTAAGGACGGGCGCGCCCAAGTCGCAATCCTGGCGCGGGGTGGCGGTGCGGTAGAAGATTTAGAATGCTTTAACGACGAACGAGTCGTGCGCGCGATCTCCGATTGTCCGATTCCGATTATTACCGGCATCGGACACCAACGCGACGAATCCCTGGCAGATCTCGCCGCCGATGTTAGCGTTCATACGCCCACCGCCGCCGCAGAACTTGCCGTTCCCGATGTGCGAGAACTGGAACGCGCCCACCAACAACGCAAAGTCGCGCTGGTGCAAAGCCTCGAACGACGCTGGCAGCAAGAAGCGAGGGGACTGGCGCGGCTGAAATCTGCATTGGAACAATTTCCCGCGCGATCGCGTTCTTTGCAACGAGCGCGCGATCGCATTTCCTTTTTGCAGCAGCAATTAGCCAGCCTCGATCCTCGGGCGGTACTATTGAGAGGCTATGCCGCCGCGCGCCAAACGGACGGGCGTTTAGTTCGCAGTAGCACTGAGGTGCAGTTAGGAGAAGAACTAAGCGTGCAACTGGCGCAAGGCTCGCTCCGGGTTAAGGTAACAGAAATTGTCAGCAATGAAATCGAAAAAACAAACTGA
- a CDS encoding PspA/IM30 family protein: MGLFDRMSRLLRANLNDMVSKAEDPEKILEQAVIDMQENLVQLRQAVAQTIAAQKKTEKQFNDNQDEANKWQQRAQLALTKGDEELAREALKRKKGYSDTATMLQSQLTQQTTQVDDLKKKLMQLESKISEAKTKKNMLKARAQAAKANEQLQNTVGNMNTGSAMAAFERMEEKVQMMEARSQAAIELGGNNLDSQFAALESGSDVDDELAALKASLTGGSVNQAALPQGQTQPSSTTSTDDELEALRQQLKKS; the protein is encoded by the coding sequence ATGGGATTATTTGACCGCATGAGCCGACTGCTCCGAGCCAATCTTAACGATATGGTCAGCAAGGCAGAAGATCCGGAGAAGATTCTGGAGCAGGCTGTCATCGATATGCAAGAAAACTTGGTGCAATTGCGTCAGGCGGTTGCTCAAACGATCGCCGCCCAGAAAAAAACGGAGAAGCAATTCAATGACAACCAAGACGAAGCGAATAAATGGCAGCAGCGCGCTCAGTTGGCTTTGACCAAGGGCGATGAAGAACTAGCCCGAGAAGCGCTTAAGCGCAAGAAAGGCTACAGCGATACGGCGACAATGCTGCAAAGCCAACTCACACAACAAACGACTCAAGTTGACGACCTTAAGAAGAAACTGATGCAACTCGAGAGCAAAATTTCTGAGGCGAAAACCAAGAAAAATATGCTCAAAGCCAGAGCGCAAGCCGCGAAGGCGAACGAGCAGTTGCAAAATACTGTCGGCAATATGAACACCGGCAGCGCAATGGCGGCTTTCGAGCGCATGGAAGAAAAGGTGCAAATGATGGAAGCGCGATCGCAGGCGGCTATTGAGTTGGGCGGAAACAACCTAGACTCTCAGTTTGCGGCGTTGGAGTCGGGGAGCGATGTTGATGACGAACTGGCTGCGCTCAAAGCGAGCTTAACCGGCGGTTCGGTCAACCAAGCAGCCTTGCCCCAAGGTCAAACTCAGCCCTCTTCGACAACCAGCACCGACGACGAACTCGAAGCCCTGCGACAGCAATTGAAAAAAAGCTAA
- a CDS encoding LL-diaminopimelate aminotransferase, whose protein sequence is MKLAQRLQPLQSNVFADMDRAKATAEAAGKEIIDLSLGSSDLPAPEVAIAAIETSLRDPQTHGYTLFRDTRPFREAVARDYEQKYGIPLDPEMEVLPLIGCQEGTAHLPLAILDPGDVALLLNPGYPSHTGGVYLAGGEVYLMELRQENQFLPQFAEIPPGVVQRAKMMILSYPHNPTTAIASLAFFQEAVSFCREHHIVLIHDFPYADFVFSDAPESAFTERGRLPSILQADPEKEVSVELFTFSKSYNMGGFRLGYAVGNREIIAALRQVKAAIDFNQYRGIMNGAIAAMKSDRRIVLETAEIFRDRRDAFIAAMHRIGWFLPKPIATMYVWAKLPAPWQTNSIGFATQLVAATGVAVSPGAGFGSGGEGYVRFALVHEVAVLEKAVQRIAEFLESH, encoded by the coding sequence GTGAAATTAGCTCAGCGCCTCCAACCCCTGCAAAGCAATGTCTTCGCCGATATGGACCGCGCGAAGGCAACCGCAGAAGCAGCAGGGAAAGAGATTATTGACTTATCTTTAGGCTCTTCGGATCTGCCCGCTCCCGAAGTTGCGATCGCGGCAATTGAAACGTCACTGCGAGACCCCCAAACCCACGGCTATACGCTATTTCGCGATACCCGCCCTTTCCGAGAAGCGGTGGCGCGGGATTACGAGCAAAAATATGGGATACCGCTAGATCCCGAAATGGAAGTTCTCCCGCTGATTGGCTGTCAGGAAGGCACGGCTCATTTGCCCCTAGCGATTTTAGACCCTGGCGATGTGGCGCTGCTCCTGAATCCCGGCTATCCTTCCCATACAGGCGGCGTATATTTGGCGGGCGGCGAAGTTTATTTGATGGAGTTGCGCCAGGAGAATCAATTTCTGCCCCAGTTTGCCGAAATTCCCCCAGGGGTGGTGCAGCGGGCGAAGATGATGATATTGAGCTATCCCCACAATCCCACCACCGCTATTGCATCTTTAGCATTTTTTCAGGAAGCAGTAAGCTTCTGTCGGGAACATCACATCGTCCTCATCCACGATTTTCCCTACGCAGATTTTGTCTTCAGCGATGCGCCAGAGTCGGCGTTTACCGAACGGGGAAGGCTGCCTTCTATCCTACAAGCGGATCCCGAAAAAGAAGTTTCGGTAGAGTTGTTTACTTTCTCGAAATCTTATAATATGGGCGGTTTTCGCCTCGGTTATGCGGTGGGCAATCGGGAAATTATCGCCGCCCTGCGACAGGTGAAAGCCGCGATCGACTTTAATCAGTATCGGGGGATTATGAACGGCGCGATCGCGGCAATGAAAAGCGATCGCCGCATCGTTCTCGAAACCGCAGAAATTTTTCGCGATCGCCGCGATGCCTTTATTGCAGCCATGCACCGCATCGGCTGGTTCCTTCCCAAACCGATCGCGACAATGTACGTCTGGGCAAAGCTTCCCGCTCCTTGGCAAACTAATTCGATTGGATTTGCTACCCAGCTTGTCGCAGCGACGGGCGTTGCTGTTTCCCCCGGTGCGGGGTTTGGCTCGGGCGGCGAAGGCTACGTGCGTTTTGCCCTCGTCCATGAAGTTGCCGTTCTCGAAAAAGCCGTCCAACGCATCGCTGAATTTTTAGAATCTCATTAA
- a CDS encoding type 1 glutamine amidotransferase domain-containing protein yields the protein MSQKVLIVLTSHDTLGDTGKETGYYLAEVSHPVAVFDRAGIAVDYVSPKGGKAPMTGVELEDPLNTAFLNNSEKMKQVENTLTPSQVNPADYDAIFYAGGHGTMWDFADNEALASIAANIYDRGGIVAAVCHGPAGLVNIKLSNGDYLVAGKTVAGFTNEEEEATGLTKVVPFLLEDKLTERGATVEKAPKFEAKVVTSDRLVTGQNPASAGGVGEAIVALLKAEK from the coding sequence ATGTCTCAAAAAGTTTTAATCGTTTTAACCAGCCACGATACTCTCGGCGACACCGGCAAAGAGACTGGATATTACTTAGCTGAAGTCAGTCATCCCGTCGCTGTGTTCGATCGCGCGGGCATCGCCGTTGACTATGTTAGCCCTAAAGGCGGAAAAGCACCAATGACGGGAGTAGAACTCGAAGATCCGCTCAATACAGCTTTTCTCAACAATTCCGAAAAGATGAAGCAAGTCGAGAATACTCTCACTCCCAGCCAAGTTAATCCTGCCGACTACGATGCGATCTTTTATGCAGGCGGCCACGGAACGATGTGGGATTTTGCCGATAATGAAGCGCTTGCTAGCATCGCAGCCAATATTTACGATCGCGGCGGCATTGTTGCAGCAGTGTGTCACGGTCCGGCTGGACTCGTCAATATCAAACTCTCCAATGGCGATTATTTAGTAGCAGGAAAAACGGTTGCTGGCTTCACCAATGAGGAAGAAGAAGCGACGGGTTTAACGAAAGTCGTACCGTTTTTATTGGAAGATAAATTAACCGAGCGCGGTGCAACGGTAGAAAAAGCACCAAAGTTTGAAGCGAAAGTCGTAACGAGCGATCGCCTCGTCACGGGACAGAACCCTGCTTCGGCGGGCGGCGTTGGCGAAGCCATTGTTGCTTTATTAAAGGCAGAAAAGTAG
- a CDS encoding YifB family Mg chelatase-like AAA ATPase, with protein MLARVWSAAIVGIDAVKVGVEVDVSGGLPKTLIVGLPDAAVQESRERVKSAIKNSGFGFPMRQIVVNLTPADLRKEGPCFDLPIAIGILAASQSLNTELLGDYLFLGELSLDGSLRPVAGVLPIAAAAERMGIVGLIVPKDNATEAAIVDGLAVYGFENLAEIADFLDRPEACTPVTVNVKEELTKPLFCIPDLKEVKGQTHARRALEIAAAGGHNLIFVGPPGSGKTMLARRLPGILPPLSFSEALEVSQIHSVAGFLRDKGTLIKERPFRSPHHSASGPSLVGGGSIPRPGEISLAHRGVLFLDELTEFKRNVLDFLRQPLEDGQVSISRTKQSVVFPAQFTLVASTNPCPCGYFGDPIQACTCSPRSREQYWAKLSGPLMDRIDLQVSVNRLKPEEMTGQRLGEESQVVRERVTAARDRARTRFDNDPSARSNAEMQSRHLRQFCPLDEASRNLLEAAIRKLGLSARAMDRVLKVSRTIADLAGEEAIQVPHVAEAIGYRTLDRMQ; from the coding sequence ATGCTTGCCAGAGTTTGGAGTGCGGCGATTGTCGGTATTGATGCCGTTAAAGTAGGCGTAGAAGTCGATGTTTCTGGGGGACTGCCCAAAACTTTGATTGTCGGACTGCCGGATGCAGCGGTGCAGGAATCGCGCGAACGGGTGAAGTCGGCGATTAAAAATTCTGGGTTTGGGTTTCCGATGCGGCAAATTGTAGTCAATCTTACGCCCGCTGATTTACGCAAGGAAGGGCCTTGTTTTGATTTGCCGATCGCGATCGGTATTTTAGCCGCGTCTCAAAGCCTCAATACCGAGCTATTGGGCGACTATTTATTTTTGGGCGAATTGTCCCTCGATGGCAGTTTGCGCCCCGTGGCGGGCGTTTTACCTATCGCTGCGGCAGCCGAACGGATGGGGATTGTCGGGTTAATTGTGCCGAAGGATAATGCCACAGAAGCGGCGATTGTGGATGGGTTGGCGGTATATGGGTTCGAGAATTTAGCGGAGATTGCCGATTTTCTCGATCGCCCGGAAGCTTGTACTCCTGTCACCGTTAATGTCAAAGAAGAGTTGACAAAACCACTTTTTTGCATCCCCGATCTCAAAGAAGTAAAAGGACAAACTCACGCCCGTCGCGCCCTAGAAATTGCCGCCGCCGGAGGGCATAATTTAATCTTTGTCGGGCCGCCGGGAAGCGGTAAAACAATGCTCGCTCGCCGCTTGCCGGGAATTTTGCCGCCGCTGTCTTTTTCCGAAGCGTTGGAAGTCTCGCAAATTCACTCGGTCGCTGGCTTTTTGAGAGATAAAGGCACGTTAATTAAAGAACGTCCTTTTCGCAGTCCCCACCATTCTGCTTCCGGCCCTTCGTTGGTGGGTGGGGGCAGTATTCCGCGTCCGGGAGAGATTTCTTTAGCTCATAGAGGGGTTCTATTTCTCGACGAATTAACCGAGTTTAAGCGCAATGTTTTAGACTTTTTGCGCCAGCCGTTAGAAGACGGTCAAGTGAGTATTTCGAGAACCAAACAATCGGTGGTTTTTCCCGCTCAATTCACTTTAGTAGCGAGTACAAATCCTTGTCCTTGCGGTTACTTTGGCGATCCGATTCAAGCTTGTACTTGTTCGCCGCGATCGCGCGAGCAATATTGGGCAAAATTATCCGGCCCTTTGATGGATCGCATCGATTTACAAGTCAGCGTCAATCGCCTCAAACCGGAAGAGATGACAGGACAGCGCTTAGGGGAAGAATCGCAGGTGGTGCGCGAACGAGTGACTGCCGCCCGCGATCGCGCTAGAACCCGATTTGACAACGATCCCAGCGCGCGCAGCAACGCCGAAATGCAAAGCCGCCACCTGCGTCAATTTTGCCCACTCGACGAAGCCAGTCGCAACCTTTTAGAGGCGGCAATTCGCAAATTAGGACTCTCGGCGCGGGCGATGGATCGGGTGTTGAAAGTTTCGCGGACGATCGCGGATTTAGCGGGTGAAGAGGCGATTCAAGTCCCGCACGTTGCCGAAGCGATCGGCTATCGGACGTTGGATCGAATGCAGTAG
- a CDS encoding thioredoxin domain-containing protein, with the protein MSDVVVISDREFESEVLQSEQPVIAYFWASWCGPCKLVSPTVEGIAKEYGDRVKVVKLEVDPNPEAVAQCKVEGVPALRLFKGGEIMASHEGAIGKQALQAWLERNLS; encoded by the coding sequence GTGAGTGATGTCGTCGTTATTAGCGATCGGGAATTTGAAAGCGAAGTTTTACAGTCAGAACAGCCCGTTATTGCCTATTTTTGGGCTTCTTGGTGCGGCCCGTGCAAGCTAGTTTCTCCGACAGTGGAAGGCATAGCGAAGGAGTACGGCGATCGCGTTAAGGTCGTAAAATTAGAAGTCGATCCGAATCCCGAAGCCGTCGCTCAATGCAAAGTTGAAGGCGTTCCAGCGCTGAGACTGTTTAAGGGAGGCGAAATTATGGCTTCCCACGAAGGCGCGATCGGCAAACAAGCGTTGCAAGCTTGGCTGGAGCGAAATTTGAGTTGA
- the xseB gene encoding exodeoxyribonuclease VII small subunit has protein sequence MKSKKQTDWNYEEKVAEIEAILDRLESGELSLEEVFEEFEVAAKHLKECDRFLERGRQRIELAIEVLKDEE, from the coding sequence ATGAAATCGAAAAAACAAACTGATTGGAACTACGAGGAAAAAGTTGCAGAAATTGAGGCAATTCTCGATCGCTTGGAATCGGGGGAATTAAGTTTAGAAGAAGTGTTCGAGGAGTTTGAGGTTGCTGCAAAACATTTGAAGGAATGCGATCGCTTCTTGGAACGCGGACGACAGCGCATCGAACTCGCGATCGAAGTTTTAAAGGATGAAGAATGA
- a CDS encoding CAP domain-containing protein: MNCSLLRLKRYFFASAILSLFVPAIARAVSPPSPQSLQLPTAIAQNSPSDSLLSPLERQVLEEMNRARTNPSAYADWLESMKSYYYGNLLQLPEQPTIRTQEGVKAVDEAIRFLRAKQPLQPLRLSAGMSQAAKDHVNDIGSRGIIGHYGSDGSQFSDRLGRYGASSGAIGENISYGVTTAEAIVMQLIVDDGVVGRFHRENIFYNDFSATGVACGLHRRYEELCTIVYSADYRDTIASAPPTASPINPTRLQSESNTASAPITPNFAPAGTQASNPNLPQGAIVTVPPPPVNRTETPAATAENSTSNPAAAETSPVPAVTAENNASNPAAAETSPVPAVAADNSTSNPAAAETSPVPAATTENNASNPTAAETSPVPAVAAENNASNPAPATPAATPDNSASNPAAVETSPVPAATAANSDSISPATAVKTLLQAQGSLADGDSVYARDGSLYDVYTIQGRTGQTLTISVASRKFDTFLALFDAGDTIIGQNDDIDEKNTDSFLKVTLPKDGTYRIFINGYDARDRGDYTLTVLEIP, translated from the coding sequence ATGAATTGCTCGCTTTTACGCCTGAAACGCTATTTTTTCGCTTCTGCGATCTTAAGTTTGTTTGTACCCGCGATCGCGCGCGCGGTTTCTCCTCCCTCCCCTCAGTCGCTTCAACTCCCCACTGCAATCGCCCAAAATAGCCCCTCCGACAGCCTTCTTTCTCCCCTCGAACGTCAGGTGTTAGAGGAGATGAATCGAGCGCGAACCAATCCCAGCGCCTATGCCGATTGGTTGGAAAGCATGAAATCTTATTACTACGGTAACTTGTTGCAACTGCCCGAACAGCCGACAATTCGCACTCAGGAAGGAGTCAAGGCAGTCGATGAAGCGATTCGCTTTCTGCGTGCGAAACAACCGTTACAGCCTTTGCGTTTGTCGGCGGGAATGTCGCAGGCGGCGAAAGATCACGTTAATGATATCGGCTCTCGAGGTATCATCGGTCATTATGGCAGCGATGGCAGTCAATTTAGCGATCGCCTCGGACGTTACGGTGCTTCGAGCGGCGCGATCGGCGAAAATATTAGCTATGGCGTAACGACAGCAGAAGCAATAGTCATGCAGTTGATTGTGGATGACGGCGTTGTCGGCAGATTTCATCGTGAGAATATTTTCTACAATGACTTTAGTGCTACGGGCGTTGCTTGCGGATTGCATCGCCGTTACGAGGAACTTTGTACGATTGTCTACAGTGCCGATTACCGCGATACTATCGCTTCAGCCCCTCCCACTGCTTCACCAATTAACCCAACTCGCCTCCAGAGTGAGTCTAACACCGCTTCTGCACCCATAACCCCCAATTTTGCCCCCGCAGGAACGCAAGCATCGAATCCTAATCTACCTCAAGGTGCGATCGTTACAGTACCGCCGCCTCCCGTTAATCGAACTGAAACGCCTGCGGCAACGGCAGAGAATAGCACTAGCAATCCCGCAGCAGCCGAAACCTCACCCGTACCAGCGGTAACGGCAGAGAATAACGCCAGCAATCCCGCAGCAGCCGAAACCTCACCCGTACCAGCGGTAGCGGCAGATAATAGCACTAGCAATCCCGCAGCAGCAGAAACCTCGCCCGTACCAGCGGCAACGACAGAGAATAACGCCAGCAATCCCACAGCAGCAGAAACCTCGCCCGTACCAGCGGTAGCGGCAGAGAATAACGCTAGCAATCCCGCACCAGCAACGCCTGCGGCAACGCCTGACAATAGCGCCAGCAATCCCGCAGCAGTAGAAACCTCACCCGTACCAGCGGCAACAGCAGCCAATAGCGATAGCATTTCTCCAGCAACAGCCGTAAAAACGCTTCTCCAAGCGCAAGGCAGCTTAGCTGATGGGGATTCAGTTTACGCACGCGACGGAAGTTTGTACGATGTTTATACAATTCAAGGTCGTACCGGGCAAACGCTTACAATTTCAGTCGCGAGTCGGAAATTTGATACTTTTTTAGCATTATTTGATGCAGGCGATACAATTATCGGTCAGAACGACGATATCGATGAAAAGAATACAGATTCGTTTTTGAAGGTAACTTTACCCAAGGATGGAACCTATCGAATTTTCATTAATGGTTACGATGCTCGCGATCGCGGCGATTATACGCTAACCGTTCTTGAAATTCCTTAA